The genomic interval ATACCAGGGTTGTCCGCCAGGCTGTACCTTGATGCCTCCAGCCACCAGCTTGGCAGCGCCACGCGCGGCGGTCATCATCGCCAGCGTCGCCACAAACGGCTGCATCTTGAAACGGGCAATCAGCGTGCCGTTAATAACTCCGCAAGCCAGCCCGGTGACCACTACCACCCCAATGGCAGGCGCCACACTCCAGCCGTAGCCGATGGTCAGCAGGGAAAAAAGCACCGCACTGAACCCCAGCACCGAGCCGACCGAAAGGTCAATTCCGCCTGTCAGTATGACCAGCGTCATGCCCGTTGCCAGCAAGCCGTACTCGGAATATTCGTAAAGGATAGCAAGTTGCGTTTGCCACGACAGGAATATCGGCATTCCGGTGTCCAGCGCACGCGGGCTGAAGATGATGCCCAGCACGAAAACCACCACGAACGCAATCACGCCGCGATAGTCATTCAGTTTTTCCAGAAAGCGGTGCAGTCTGCTGTCCATTGTGAAACGGTTTCCTCACGGCTTCCCAGCGGCATTCGGTTCTCTGTTCGTAAACGCGTGGTGTTTCTCCTGCAGACTGTGCAGAGGGCAAGTGGAGGGCGAACCTCTGGGCGAGCCGAAAAACATGCCGAACGGCGCAGCCGGAGCCTCGCCCCCAGCACTGTAATCAATGATGCAAGTTGCAAACCCCTGCGCGGTGACGTCCGCGCCTTCCAGTCGCCGGGGCAGGCGACCTGCCTCCGCTCACCTGCCCACCGGAAACGCAGGGGGGGCGAGCGGCGCGCCTCCCTTCCGCTTGTTCGTCAGCCTGCCCGCCCTGGCGATGTCTATCGGCTGAAAACCGATTTGCGATGCGGGTGAACCAGGCTTCAGCCGAAAATCGCCCTTGTCGGGGGCAGCAAACAGCGGATCGGCAATCAACGAATGCACGTCCTGCCCCTTTGCCCGCCATTGCTCCAGGGTGAGGTTGGTGAACTGCACCTCGCCGCCGCCCTCGCGCCAGTAGAGGTTGTAGTCCAGTTTGTACTGATTATCTCCCCAGTTGCCATGCAGCAACGGCCCCTCGCGCCAGTAGAGGATATTGCGCTCGAAGGTGAAGGAGAGATGCTCCTCCGGACGCGACCGCTGGATTTGTCCCTCACGCCCGAAGGCGAAGATATTATTGCGCACCATGTTCTCCTTGCCGTAGTGCTGGTGGAAGCCGCCTGTCTTGGTGCGATACACCACGTTGTTTTCCGCAAGGATACGGGTGGTGCCTTCATCGAAGTAGATGCCCCAGCCGCCGTAGGACAGGCTCTCGACGTCGTGAATCAGGTTGTGGTGCAACACCGTGCCCTCGTGGAAGCCCAGCGTATAGATACCACCCATATCCGATAGCACGCCCTGCCCGAGATGGTGGATATGGTTGTAGGCGACGGTGTTGTGGTGCGCCAGAGCCTCGCCATACCCCCACGTCCAGCCAATAGACACGCCCGTATAGTAGAAGTCGGCGATTTCGTTATGCTCGATGCGATTGTAGGGTGACTGTCCAATCCAAACCCCGACCGCTGCGGGATGAAGCCTGCCGCCATGTGCGATGAGATTGTCGCGGATGACGTGGTGGCTGGCGACCTCTTCCTCGTTCTGGCGGATGGCCATCTCGCCGATTTTGATGCCACCTGCCCCGAGGTCTGTCATCTCGCACCGCTCCACCCGGTTGCGTTGGCAACCCCGTCCGAACTCGAAAGCCCACGCCCCCGTGTGGGTCACCCGACAGTCTTCGAAGGCACAGTCCCGTGCTCCCTCCGCGTGGATGGCGGCGTTCAGTATCGCTTCCGCCTGCGGAAAGCTGTAGCCCTCCGCAGGGGTCACCCATTGGGTATGGGCGAAGGTCAAGCCGCGGAAGACCAGATGCTGCACCCACTGGCGCGCGTCCACGTTGCCCTTCAGCACCAGCAGCTGCTCGGTTTTCGGCGCGACCACCAGGCTCTTCTCAACCGTCTCGCCCGGCTTGGGCAGGTAGGTTAACACGCCTCTGCCCCGGTCCAGATACCATTCGCCCGGCTCGCTCAACGCCTCCCGCACGTTTTCCACCAAGTAGCGATGCCCCTTGTGCAGGATGGACCACCACTGGTCATGAGAAGTCGTACCCGTGAAGGTCACGACGTTTTTCTCAGTGTCCACCTGTGCGATGCGCAGCCGCGCCATCGTCCACAGCTGCGTTGCCAGCACCTCCACATCGTTCAACCGGTACCAGTCGGGGCGGATGTCGCCCTTCTGAAACACGAAGCTATTGGAACCCTTTCCTGCCACCGGCGGCAGCTCCTCGGCAATCGTGTAATAACCGTTCTTGGGCAGGCGCGGACGGTAGCGACGCTCCCCGTTGACCCACAGCTGGATGAAGTTCCACTCGCCACGCTGCACCTCCGGCAGCTGCAGTTGCCAGCGACCGTCGGGCGTCACCACCCAGCCCTTCAGCACAACGCCCCCGCTGATGACCGGCTTCTCGCGCGGATAGGC from Bacillota bacterium carries:
- a CDS encoding right-handed parallel beta-helix repeat-containing protein → MMMPVCFLGAMLAVAGAQPKADFYVATNGNDSWSGKLPAPNRQRTDGPFATLKRAQQAVRELRRTQRLDRPVVVMVRKGTYILSEPLVFTAEDSGTAESPTVYAAYPREKPVISGGVVLKGWVVTPDGRWQLQLPEVQRGEWNFIQLWVNGERRYRPRLPKNGYYTIAEELPPVAGKGSNSFVFQKGDIRPDWYRLNDVEVLATQLWTMARLRIAQVDTEKNVVTFTGTTSHDQWWSILHKGHRYLVENVREALSEPGEWYLDRGRGVLTYLPKPGETVEKSLVVAPKTEQLLVLKGNVDARQWVQHLVFRGLTFAHTQWVTPAEGYSFPQAEAILNAAIHAEGARDCAFEDCRVTHTGAWAFEFGRGCQRNRVERCEMTDLGAGGIKIGEMAIRQNEEEVASHHVIRDNLIAHGGRLHPAAVGVWIGQSPYNRIEHNEIADFYYTGVSIGWTWGYGEALAHHNTVAYNHIHHLGQGVLSDMGGIYTLGFHEGTVLHHNLIHDVESLSYGGWGIYFDEGTTRILAENNVVYRTKTGGFHQHYGKENMVRNNIFAFGREGQIQRSRPEEHLSFTFERNILYWREGPLLHGNWGDNQYKLDYNLYWREGGGEVQFTNLTLEQWRAKGQDVHSLIADPLFAAPDKGDFRLKPGSPASQIGFQPIDIARAGRLTNKRKGGAPLAPPAFPVGR